GAATACAGGTGTCAGATCCTCAAATTTCTTACGTCTTTGAGCTTCCGAAGGATGAAAACCGTTTACGCTTTTCACATACAGAAGGGCACTGAATTTTTCGCCCTGATTTCTTATTCTGGTATTACCAACAACTATATCACCAGTTTTTAATCCAAACCTTCTGATTTGAGCTGGTGAAACATATACGTCATTTTCTCCCGGCAAATAATTATCACATCGGATAAAACCATAGCCATCGGGCATAACCTCTAAAATGCCTTCTTTCGTTTCGCCGCTGTCTAGCTGTTCTGTCTCTGATGAAGCAACCGAGTTCCTTCTTACATCCCCATCTGATGTATTTGTTGTCATTTTTCTATAATCCGGTTCCTGTCCGTAACCGATTGGCTTTCTTGTCTCACTGTCTGGTTGGCTGTAAGGTCTTTTATTTTCTGTGTCCGTCGAGTTACCTACGTTTTTTCTATACTCTGTATCAGATTGGTTCATGCCCGTTCGTTTAAAGTCTGTATCATTTAAAGCATTACCACCGTTTCTTTTTGCGTCTGATTCTGCGTGATTAAAATTAATTTTCTTCTCATTTTCCTGAGGCGCAGACCATGACTTTTTAGATTCGGTATCTGTTTTTCTTGATTTATAAGAGGATGCTTTCACTTCATCCATTTTATTTTTAGTATTTTCCGTTTTACTTTTAGTTTCATCCATCTTTGATATTTCAGCTCCTGGGTTCTGTTCCTCGTCCCTGTCTGCATTTCTGGAATCCACCTCAGTCTTGCCATCCGTTGGTTCATACCGTATTAAGGCATCAATCAGCTCTTGCTTTCTTAATGCAGTAATACCTTTTATCCCTCTATTTTTTGCCAACGTCCTAAGCTCTGTTAAGGACATCTCACTATACTGTGCTTCCATGTATTCTTGCTCCTTTACAAGTATAAAATTATTTTGGTTTCAATGGGAATGGATTTCGACATGATCTAGACAGTTCTTATGAATTTGCTACCCAAAATATGTTACTGCTTTCAATTATACACCTAAAGCAGTGGAAAAAAAAGCTTTTTTTTAAATTTTTGCAAAACAAACCAATTTTTATGGACTTTTTACACAAAGAAAGCTTTAGAAATTACTTATATTTCAAGATTTAACACCTTTTTTGGAGGGTAGATTAGGCTTGATTTACAATCTTTTAAGTGATATGATATTTTTAGTTTTAGATTCGTAAAATAAAGATAAGGCGGAAATGATATGACTAACAGTGAAAAGGCATTAATGCTGCATGGATCGTGGAACGGTAAAATAGAAACCGTATCGAAATGTACCGTAAAAACCAGAGAAGACCTGGCTCTGGCATATACCCCGGGTGTAGCAGAACCCTGCAAAGCAATCGCTGACGATACGGAAGCGGCATACAAATATACATTAAAGGCAAATACTGTAGCCGTCATCTCTGATGGCAGTGCAGTTCTTGGTCTTGGTAATATCGGTCCCTATGCCGCAATGCCTGTTATGGAAGGAAAAGCGGTTTTATTTAAAGAATTTGGTGGGATGAATGCATTTCCAATCTGTCTGGATACCCAGGATACCGAGGAAATAATTAAGACAATTGTAAATATAGCGCCTGCCTTTGGCGGAATTAATCTAGAAGATATCTCTGCCCCCCGTTGTTTCGAAATAGAAGAGCGTCTAAAAGGACTCTTAAATATACCAGTTTTTCATGACGACCAGCATGGAACTGCTATTGTTGTCCTGGCTGGAATCATCAACGCCCTTAAAGTTACCGGCAAAACAAAAGAAGATAGCCGGGTTGTGATTAATGGTGCCGGGTCTGCCGGTATTGCTATCGGTAAATTGTTATTATCCTATGGATTTAAACACCTTACTCTTTGCGATAGAATCGGTATCCTTACGCCTTCCTCAGAAGGACTGAACTGGATGCAGCAGAAAATGACAGAAGTCACTAATTTAAGCCATAATGAAGGTTCACTTTCTGATGCACTAAAAAACGCTGATATCTTCATTGGTGTTTCAGCACCAGGTATTGTAACGCAAGATATGGTAGCTTCTATGAATAAAGATGCTATTTTGTTTGCCATGGCAAATCCGGTTCCTGAAATTATGCCAGAACTAGCAAAGGCTGCCGGAGCTAAAATCGTTGGAACGGGACGCTCCGATTTCCCTAACCAGGTCAATAATGTAATCGCTTTCCCTGGTATATTTAAAGGAGCACTGGAAGGACGTGCGGTTCAGATTACTGAAGATATGAAACTGGCCGCTGCACTGGCAATTGCTGCTTTGGTGCCTGAAACGGAACTGAATGCCGATAATATCTTACCTCAGCCCTTTGATCCAAGAGTATGTGAAGCCGTTAGCAATGCAGTAAAGGCTCATATATGTCCTTAATTCAATGGGGGGAAAAGCCATATTATTCCCTGGATTACTATATAAAACAAACCTACGGAAAAAAACTATACAAGCTATCTTTAAATGCAGGACTGACCTGTCCTAATCGTGACGGAACCTTAGGAACACGTGGCTGTATCTTCTGCAGTGAAGGAGGTTCAGGGGATTTTTCATCCTCTTCTACCCTATCCATCACTGCGCAAATTGAGGCGGCTAAGAAAAAGGTTGACTCCAAATTAAAACCTCCTAAAGATGTTACAGTTGCAGGTTCTCTTTCCCCAGCAAGTAATTATATTGCATACTTTCAAGCCTTTACGAATACCTATGGAGATTTGGCTTATTTGGAAAAAATATTTACAGAAGCTATAAATCACCCTGACATTGCAATACTATCGATTGCTACCAGACCTGATTGTCTTAATGAAGATATACTTAATCTGTTGGCAGCATTAAATGAAAGAAAGCCCGTATGGATTGAACTTGGACTGCAAAGCTGTCACGAAAAAACAGCCAGGTTTATCAGGAGAGGTTATTCTTTACCCGTTTTTGAAGAAGCCGTTAACAACTTGCAGAAAAGAAGCATAATCACCATTGTTCATTTAATATTAGGACTTCCCGGTGAGAGTACCTCCGATATATTAGAATCAGTATCTTATGTGGCATCACTTCCCATACAGGGTGTTAAATTACAGCTTTTGCATATTCTAAAGAACACCGATTTGGCCGTTTACAACCCCTCTGTCTATACCATGGAGGAATATGCAGACCTATTAATCCGCTGCATTGAAAACCTTCCAAAGGATATGGTAATTCATCGAATTACCGGAGATGGACCTAAGAACCTGCTATTGGCTCCCCTATGGAGCAGCAATAAAAAGGCTGTTCTAAATTTAATTCACAAAGAATTTAAAAATAGAAAGACCTGGCAGGGTAAGAAACTTGAGACAACTAACAAATCTAATTTATGAAAGGAGCTGTCTTATGCAATCAGATGCTTTTACCTTATATAAATTAATAATCTTATTTCTTTTGGATAAAGTAGATTTTCCGTTGACCAATGCTCAAATTTCTAATTTTATTCTGGAAAAGGACTATACTAATTATTTTAACATACAGCAATCCATTGCAGAATTGATTGAAACTGATTTTATTACCATGGAATCTGTCGGACATAGTTCACATTATCGTATTACCGACTCCGGACGAGAGACCCTATCATTTTTTGAATATATGATATCTCCTGCTATTCAGGCGGATATCCATGAATATCTCAGAAAAAACCGCTATTCTCTTCGTGATGAAGTATCTACTCTTTCTGAATATTTTGAAACAAAGAAGGGTGAATATATAGTAAATCTAAAAGTAATGGAAAAGGATGCCTCTATTATTGAAGTTAATATCACAGTCCCTACTGAAGAAGATGCATCAAGGATATCCCATAACTGGCGAAATAAAAGCCAGCAGGTTTATGCTTATGTACTTAGCAGTCTGCTCAAGGAAGAGGATGAAGAATAATGTAGTGCCCAAAACGTTATTAATAGTCAAAATACCGTAATGACAAGAGCCTTTCATTCTTGCCATTACGGTATTTTTATTTTATATCCTCAGGTTCCAGCTCTGAATCTAAATCCTTACTACTTTCCATAATGCCCTCAATATATTCCCAGATTTCATCTCTGCCTTGCTTGCTTAAAGCAGAAAATGGAAGAATACTTGTTTTTCCGTCTGCATTCAACCCTTTTCTTAACATCTTAAGATGTTTCTCTTTCTGACTTCGGTTGATTTTATCCAGCTTTGTTGCAATTATAACTGGTTGATATCCCTGATAGAGTATCCACTCATACATATGCCTATCATTAGCAGATGGTTCATGGCGAATATCTATAAGCAAAAATATTAGTTTTAACTGCTTGGAGGATTTTAAGTAACGCTCAATCATTGTCCCCCATTTGGCCTTGATTTCTTCTGAAACCTTAGCATATCCATACCCG
The nucleotide sequence above comes from Anaerocolumna cellulosilytica. Encoded proteins:
- the rho gene encoding transcription termination factor Rho, whose translation is MEAQYSEMSLTELRTLAKNRGIKGITALRKQELIDALIRYEPTDGKTEVDSRNADRDEEQNPGAEISKMDETKSKTENTKNKMDEVKASSYKSRKTDTESKKSWSAPQENEKKINFNHAESDAKRNGGNALNDTDFKRTGMNQSDTEYRKNVGNSTDTENKRPYSQPDSETRKPIGYGQEPDYRKMTTNTSDGDVRRNSVASSETEQLDSGETKEGILEVMPDGYGFIRCDNYLPGENDVYVSPAQIRRFGLKTGDIVVGNTRIRNQGEKFSALLYVKSVNGFHPSEAQRRKKFEDLTPVFPNERIHLETVGSNVSMRMVDLISPIGKGQRGMIVSPPKTGKTTLVKQIAKAITKNHPDFNLIILLIDERPEEVTDIKEFIEGKNVEVIYSTFDELPENHKRVSEMVIERAKRLVEHKKDVVILLDSITRLARAYNLTVQASGRTLSGGLDPAALHMPKRFFGAARNMREGGSLTILATALVDTGSRMDDVVFEEFKGTGNMELVLDRNLSEKRIFPALDLTKSSTRRDDLLLNQSEMEATYLMRKAFNSMKSDDAVERIIDMFLKTKTNAEFIDTIKKTKIVF
- a CDS encoding NAD(P)-dependent malic enzyme → MTNSEKALMLHGSWNGKIETVSKCTVKTREDLALAYTPGVAEPCKAIADDTEAAYKYTLKANTVAVISDGSAVLGLGNIGPYAAMPVMEGKAVLFKEFGGMNAFPICLDTQDTEEIIKTIVNIAPAFGGINLEDISAPRCFEIEERLKGLLNIPVFHDDQHGTAIVVLAGIINALKVTGKTKEDSRVVINGAGSAGIAIGKLLLSYGFKHLTLCDRIGILTPSSEGLNWMQQKMTEVTNLSHNEGSLSDALKNADIFIGVSAPGIVTQDMVASMNKDAILFAMANPVPEIMPELAKAAGAKIVGTGRSDFPNQVNNVIAFPGIFKGALEGRAVQITEDMKLAAALAIAALVPETELNADNILPQPFDPRVCEAVSNAVKAHICP
- a CDS encoding TIGR01212 family radical SAM protein (This family includes YhcC from E. coli K-12, an uncharacterized radical SAM protein.) yields the protein MSLIQWGEKPYYSLDYYIKQTYGKKLYKLSLNAGLTCPNRDGTLGTRGCIFCSEGGSGDFSSSSTLSITAQIEAAKKKVDSKLKPPKDVTVAGSLSPASNYIAYFQAFTNTYGDLAYLEKIFTEAINHPDIAILSIATRPDCLNEDILNLLAALNERKPVWIELGLQSCHEKTARFIRRGYSLPVFEEAVNNLQKRSIITIVHLILGLPGESTSDILESVSYVASLPIQGVKLQLLHILKNTDLAVYNPSVYTMEEYADLLIRCIENLPKDMVIHRITGDGPKNLLLAPLWSSNKKAVLNLIHKEFKNRKTWQGKKLETTNKSNL
- a CDS encoding DUF4364 family protein is translated as MQSDAFTLYKLIILFLLDKVDFPLTNAQISNFILEKDYTNYFNIQQSIAELIETDFITMESVGHSSHYRITDSGRETLSFFEYMISPAIQADIHEYLRKNRYSLRDEVSTLSEYFETKKGEYIVNLKVMEKDASIIEVNITVPTEEDASRISHNWRNKSQQVYAYVLSSLLKEEDEE
- the yihA gene encoding ribosome biogenesis GTP-binding protein YihA/YsxC — translated: MHVKSVNLETVCGITSTLPENDKIEIAFAGKSNVGKSSLINALMNRKAYARTSAQPGKTQTINFYNINEELYFVDLPGYGYAKVSEEIKAKWGTMIERYLKSSKQLKLIFLLIDIRHEPSANDRHMYEWILYQGYQPVIIATKLDKINRSQKEKHLKMLRKGLNADGKTSILPFSALSKQGRDEIWEYIEGIMESSKDLDSELEPEDIK